Part of the Salinigranum rubrum genome is shown below.
GTCCCCTTCGAGGTGAACGTGACCTCGACGGTGTACTCCGAGTTCGACTCGAACTCCGCGATGATCTCGTCGAGAATCGGCTTCGAATCTCCCCTGTCGGAGAGGTAGCGGATGGTCCCACCCGACCCGGAGCCTCCCGTCGACGCGCCGCCGCTGGACTCGGAGTCGCCGCCGCTGTCACCACCGCCGTCACCACCCGACTCCGTACTCCCGCTCCCGCCGCCACTGCCCCCGGACCCGCCGGCACACCCTGCCAGTCCCGCGATGCCTGTCGCTCCCGCCGCCTTGATGAACCGTCGCCGCTGTAGTCGTCGCTCAGTCATATGTGAACTAATCTCATGAGAGGTGTGATAAGTGTACTCGTCACCTGGAGGGTCATTATATCCGATCAGCGGGGGACGGAGGCGGTGCGTGGCGGATGTCGGTCGAACCAGCCCATTTTTTACACTTCGTCTGACACACCTGGGTATGAACGGCAAGACGGTTCTGGTCACGGGGGGCGCCGGGTTCATCGGGTCGAACCTCGCGAACAGCCTCGCGGCGGAGAACGAGGTCATCGCGGTCGACGACGAGTACCTCGGCACCCCGGAGAACCTGTCCGACGAGGTCGAGTACGTCGGCAAGAGCGTCCTCGACGAGGACCTCCCGACCGAGGGCGTCGACGCGGTGTTCCACCTCGCGGCGCTGTCCTCCTACGCGATGCACGAGGAGAACCCCCAGAAAGGCGTCCGGGTGAACATCGAGGGGTTCGTCAACACGGTCGTCCAGGCGCGCGACGACGGCTGCGACACCGTGGTGTACGCGTCGACCTCCTCCATCTACGGCAACCGGACCGAGCCCTCCCCGGAGGACATGGCGGTGGAGACGCGGACGGGTTACGAGGCGTCGAAGATGGGACGCGAGCGGTACGGCGAGTACTTCTCACACCACTACGACATGACGATGGCGGGCATGCGCTTCTTCTCGGTGTACCAGGGCTACGGCGGCAACGAGGAGCACAAGGGCGAGTACGCGAACATCCTCGCGCAGTTCGCCGACGACATCGCCAGCGGTCGCTCCCCGAAGATATACGGCGACGGCACCCAGACCCGCGACTTCACCCACGTCGACGACATCGTCCGGGGCCTCGTCGCCGCCGCGGAGCACGAACTCGACGGCGTCTACAACCTCGGGACGGGCGAGAGCTACGACTTCAACACGGTCGTGGAACTGCTGAACGAGGAGTTGGGAACCGACGTCGAACCGACCTACGTCGAGAACCCCATCCCGGAGTACGTCTACGTCCACGACACGATGGCGGACATCTCGAAGATGAACGAGGCGACCGGCTGGGAGCCGCAGATATCGTTCCGCGAGGGGCTCCGAAGCATCTGCGAACAGTACACCTGACCACGCTCCCCTCACGACTCCCGAGTTCTCCGTCGGCCCGACGCGTGCGCGTCGCTACGAGAGTCGGACGACGCGGTCGGCACCGGCGACGAGCGTCGCCAGCGCGACACGCTCCTGCCGGGAGACGGGGTCGTCGACACCGAGTTCGTCGCTCTCGAACGCGTTGAGGACGGCGGCGCGAGCGCGGCCACAGTACGCGAGGAGGCGGTCGGCGTCGCCCGCCGGATGCTGACACGCGATGGTGACGTCGTTCACGAACACCGCTCGCGGGTCGGTCGGCGCGCGTTCGAGCAGTCGGGCGGCACCCGCCGCGTTCTCGGCGGCGAGGGCGACGGCGGCGTCCTCGGTCGGACCCGCAGCACGCGGGGCGTGCGCGTCGAGGACGCCGTACCAGAGGCCGTTCGGTCGACCGACCGTCGTCCGGTCGTCCCGGTCGTTCCCCCCGACCGCTTCCACCGGAGAGTCGGCGTCGCCGAGCAGGTCGGTGACCCGGTCGAGTCGGCCGCCGAGGAGCGTCCCCTCCCGGAGGAGTTCCGGCGCGAAGTCGAACACGACGACGCCCTCGGTCCCGTGGGCGTCGACCCACCGCTCCAGCGCCTGCGCGGTCAGCGTCGTCTTGCCGACGTTCGACGGCCCGAGGACGAGCGTCGTCCCGACGAGCGGAACCGAGTCCGACTCGTCGGCGACCGCATCGGTCGCGCCGTTCTCGTCGTCGCTCATCT
Proteins encoded:
- a CDS encoding NAD-dependent epimerase/dehydratase family protein; its protein translation is MNGKTVLVTGGAGFIGSNLANSLAAENEVIAVDDEYLGTPENLSDEVEYVGKSVLDEDLPTEGVDAVFHLAALSSYAMHEENPQKGVRVNIEGFVNTVVQARDDGCDTVVYASTSSIYGNRTEPSPEDMAVETRTGYEASKMGRERYGEYFSHHYDMTMAGMRFFSVYQGYGGNEEHKGEYANILAQFADDIASGRSPKIYGDGTQTRDFTHVDDIVRGLVAAAEHELDGVYNLGTGESYDFNTVVELLNEELGTDVEPTYVENPIPEYVYVHDTMADISKMNEATGWEPQISFREGLRSICEQYT